From Lysinibacillus sp. SGAir0095, the proteins below share one genomic window:
- a CDS encoding Na(+)/H(+) antiporter subunit B — protein sequence MKINDVILRTVVKGVVFIILTLGVYLFFSGHNAPGGGFIGGLVLGSGIVLLYITYDLETVHKKMPFDFKKVAGLGVLLATGSAIGAIFFDAPFLSQTDIYFTFPVIGEKHLTTVTIFEAGVALTVIGTLVTIILSISEDE from the coding sequence TTGAAAATAAATGATGTGATATTAAGAACAGTCGTTAAAGGGGTTGTATTCATCATTTTAACCCTCGGTGTTTACCTCTTCTTTTCAGGACATAATGCCCCGGGCGGCGGTTTTATTGGAGGTCTGGTTCTAGGATCGGGAATCGTTCTTCTTTATATTACTTATGATCTTGAAACAGTTCATAAGAAAATGCCTTTTGACTTTAAAAAAGTGGCGGGTCTTGGTGTCCTTTTAGCCACAGGATCGGCCATTGGGGCAATCTTTTTCGATGCTCCGTTTTTATCGCAAACTGATATCTACTTTACATTTCCCGTTATAGGGGAAAAACATTTAACAACAGTTACCATTTTTGAAGCAGGTGTTGCATTAACCGTAATTGGCACGCTTGTTACGATTATCTTAAGTATAAGTGAGGATGAATAG
- a CDS encoding Na(+)/H(+) antiporter subunit C, which translates to MESLMMILIGVLVAVGTYLVLSRNLIRVILGTAVLSHAVHLLILTMGGLKKGAVPLLSQSEGPFTDALPQALILTAIVISFATTAFLLVLAYRTYKTNGSDDLQELRGMPDE; encoded by the coding sequence ATGGAATCTTTAATGATGATATTAATTGGTGTTCTCGTTGCTGTTGGCACCTATTTAGTCCTCTCTCGAAATTTGATACGTGTTATTTTAGGGACGGCTGTATTATCCCATGCTGTTCATTTACTTATTTTAACAATGGGGGGGCTGAAAAAAGGTGCTGTCCCATTACTAAGTCAATCTGAAGGACCTTTTACTGATGCATTGCCACAGGCTTTGATCTTAACAGCAATTGTGATTAGCTTTGCTACAACAGCATTTCTACTTGTTTTGGCGTATCGGACATATAAAACGAACGGTTCTGATGATTTACAGGAATTGAGAGGAATGCCCGATGAATAA
- a CDS encoding Na+/H+ antiporter subunit D, translating into MNNLLVVPLIIPIITAVILVFLREQIVLQRIISIITMIFISIISFLLLNFVQTDGIIRLDFSGWLPPFGILFVADSFSILLVLTANILTTICLLYAFSTIGERHEKMFFYPFVLFLIAGVNGSFLTGDIFNLFVCFEVMLLASYVLVALGGKKRQLRESLKYVLINVVASWLFLIALAFLYGTVKTLNMAHIAQRVAEAGQDPLLTTVAILFLIVFSLKAGLLLFFWLPGSYSVPPTVVQALFAALLTKVGMYALIRTFTLMFPLNQDVTHTIIGVMAGITLIAGCMGALSGRDIYTIATYNVIIGVGFILIGLAAGTEAALTGAIYYLIHDMLAKALLFLLVGMMFYVSGESVVKKMSGLIQNYPLFGWIYFFVMLALAGIPPLSGFMGKVLIGQGAIEAGSYVLLALGFASSIIVLYSLLRIFLASFFGESTISYEDRKPIPKAAYLSFILLAITIAYVGVGAETLAVYVKDAAETLMNPSIYIDAILKG; encoded by the coding sequence ATGAATAACTTACTTGTTGTCCCGCTAATTATTCCAATCATAACTGCAGTGATTCTCGTATTTTTGCGTGAACAAATTGTTCTGCAACGGATTATTAGTATAATTACGATGATTTTTATTAGCATCATTTCGTTTCTGTTACTGAATTTTGTCCAAACAGATGGGATTATTCGGTTAGATTTCAGTGGATGGTTGCCGCCATTTGGGATACTTTTTGTAGCGGATTCATTTTCGATACTATTAGTGTTAACCGCTAATATCTTAACTACTATTTGTTTACTATACGCGTTTTCAACAATAGGGGAACGACATGAAAAAATGTTCTTTTACCCATTTGTTCTATTTTTGATCGCCGGTGTAAATGGATCCTTTTTGACGGGTGATATTTTCAATCTATTTGTTTGTTTTGAAGTCATGCTTTTAGCTTCGTATGTTTTGGTAGCACTTGGCGGAAAAAAGAGACAGCTGCGTGAATCATTAAAATATGTATTGATAAACGTAGTGGCATCTTGGCTGTTCCTAATCGCACTAGCCTTTTTATACGGTACCGTCAAAACGTTAAATATGGCCCATATCGCACAGCGTGTTGCTGAAGCAGGACAAGATCCTCTGCTAACAACGGTAGCCATTCTGTTTTTAATTGTATTTAGTTTAAAAGCCGGGTTACTACTATTCTTTTGGTTACCAGGTTCATATAGTGTACCGCCAACAGTTGTGCAAGCACTATTTGCAGCGCTATTAACAAAGGTCGGCATGTATGCACTAATTCGTACATTCACTCTGATGTTCCCACTTAACCAAGATGTGACACATACGATTATCGGGGTAATGGCGGGTATTACACTTATCGCAGGTTGTATGGGAGCATTGTCCGGACGTGATATTTATACGATTGCTACATATAACGTCATTATTGGTGTCGGATTTATCTTAATCGGATTGGCAGCTGGGACAGAGGCTGCACTAACAGGTGCAATCTATTATTTAATCCATGACATGCTAGCAAAAGCTCTATTATTCTTGTTAGTCGGTATGATGTTTTATGTAAGCGGCGAGTCTGTTGTAAAGAAAATGAGTGGACTTATACAAAACTACCCTTTATTTGGCTGGATTTATTTCTTTGTCATGCTGGCGTTAGCGGGAATTCCACCTCTAAGTGGGTTTATGGGGAAAGTGTTGATCGGGCAGGGCGCAATTGAGGCAGGTTCCTATGTATTGCTTGCTCTTGGCTTTGCATCAAGTATTATCGTTCTCTATTCCTTACTTAGAATATTCCTTGCATCCTTCTTTGGAGAATCGACGATTAGCTATGAAGATCGTAAGCCAATTCCTAAAGCCGCTTATTTATCCTTTATTCTATTAGCTATTACGATTGCCTATGTGGGAGTGGGAGCAGAGACTCTAGCGGTATACGTAAAGGATGCAGCTGAAACACTAATGAATCCATCAATCTACATTGATGCCATTTTAAAGGGGTGA
- a CDS encoding Na+/H+ antiporter subunit E: protein MFAQFLLNLFLALLWLLLVDEPVPQLTTFFTGFVVGIGILYVMHRFFGTQFYLRKVMKILYLILLFIKELLTSSYVVIKQVLTPNLQITPGIFTYKTSLKGEWEVTALALLLTLTPGSVVMEVSESGDVFYIHAMDLEESKESIIRSMAKFEKAILEVTR from the coding sequence ATGTTCGCACAGTTTTTATTGAATTTATTTCTTGCTCTTTTGTGGCTGTTATTAGTAGATGAACCAGTTCCACAGTTAACAACTTTCTTCACAGGATTTGTTGTCGGGATCGGGATTTTATATGTCATGCATCGATTCTTTGGAACGCAATTCTATCTAAGAAAAGTAATGAAGATTTTATATTTGATACTGTTGTTTATTAAAGAGCTTCTGACCTCTAGCTACGTTGTTATTAAACAAGTTCTGACACCCAATCTTCAAATTACTCCAGGAATCTTTACTTATAAAACAAGTTTAAAGGGAGAGTGGGAGGTAACGGCCTTGGCTTTGCTGCTAACTCTTACACCAGGATCAGTGGTAATGGAAGTATCGGAAAGTGGAGATGTCTTTTATATACATGCCATGGATTTAGAGGAGTCAAAGGAATCAATTATTCGATCAATGGCGAAATTTGAAAAAGCCATTTTGGAGGTGACACGATAG
- a CDS encoding Na(+)/H(+) antiporter subunit F1, which produces MKESILLLALLFFMVAIALLLYRVIVGPSMPDRAIALDTIGVNLISAIAVVSIVLSTKAFLEAILILGILAFIGTIAFSKYIERGIIVDRKGDS; this is translated from the coding sequence ATGAAAGAATCCATTTTGTTATTGGCGCTACTGTTTTTCATGGTTGCCATTGCTTTATTGCTATATCGTGTAATAGTAGGACCATCCATGCCAGATCGTGCCATCGCATTAGACACTATCGGCGTGAACCTAATCTCCGCAATAGCGGTAGTTTCTATCGTCTTATCAACAAAAGCGTTTTTAGAGGCGATTCTGATTTTAGGGATATTAGCCTTTATCGGAACAATTGCCTTTTCGAAGTATATTGAAAGGGGGATTATCGTTGACCGCAAAGGAGATTCTTGA
- a CDS encoding Na+/H+ antiporter subunit G: MTAKEILEWVAVILVLIGSIISVISALGLIKLPDVYTRSHAATKSSTLAVLACLLGAFIYFWSHDGYVSIRLILGIIFVFITAPVAGHLVCRAAYRSRVPLARSSGEDELRPILFDGDIATVTTEAIRNKESEDN, from the coding sequence TTGACCGCAAAGGAGATTCTTGAGTGGGTAGCAGTAATTTTGGTTTTAATTGGCTCCATCATTAGTGTGATTAGTGCGTTGGGCCTCATCAAGTTACCAGATGTGTATACAAGATCCCACGCTGCCACAAAAAGCTCAACTTTAGCAGTTTTGGCTTGTTTATTAGGCGCGTTCATTTACTTTTGGAGTCATGATGGATATGTAAGTATTCGTTTAATATTGGGGATTATCTTCGTCTTTATAACAGCCCCGGTAGCTGGCCATTTAGTATGTCGTGCTGCATACCGTTCCCGTGTACCATTAGCGAGAAGCTCGGGGGAAGATGAATTGAGGCCAATCCTGTTTGACGGAGATATAGCAACTGTCACAACTGAAGCAATAAGAAACAAAGAATCAGAAGATAACTAG
- a CDS encoding GntR family transcriptional regulator, with protein sequence MQLSNDCTTPIYIQIAEWIENEILADRLQETGKVYSQYQLAELFNINPATAGKGLTILLEMGIVYKKRGIGMFVQEGAKELIVAKRRDEKLSKLAKEIVQEAKRLFVTDEELLELIKKVQREG encoded by the coding sequence ATGCAGTTAAGCAATGACTGTACAACACCCATCTATATTCAAATTGCAGAATGGATTGAAAATGAGATATTGGCGGACCGCTTACAAGAAACGGGGAAGGTGTATTCTCAATATCAGCTTGCGGAGCTTTTTAATATTAATCCAGCAACAGCAGGAAAGGGACTAACAATCCTACTTGAAATGGGAATTGTATATAAAAAACGGGGAATCGGTATGTTTGTGCAGGAGGGGGCTAAGGAGTTGATAGTAGCAAAAAGACGAGATGAAAAGCTGTCAAAGCTTGCAAAAGAGATTGTACAGGAAGCAAAACGTTTATTTGTTACAGACGAAGAGTTATTGGAGTTAATAAAAAAAGTCCAAAGGGAGGGGTAA
- a CDS encoding ATP-binding cassette domain-containing protein: MIEIVCNRVEKRFRSKNALNKLSCSIEGEKIIGLIGSNGAGKSTWLKLLAGHLKPTDGEIRLLGENPFNNLKIATNLILIEDTMTFPPFFNLGELFKMASDFYPNWQGALAERLLVYAEIPLNSYHHHLSKGQVSTFNLIYGLATRCAITLLDEPMNGMDEGIRTDMYRAILKEYIAYPRTLIISSHHLKEIEHLLEEIMLIDEGEVVLHLPLEDVKQMMVRLQGDVNEIKEMTNYQDVLYERQDAINYEAIIERNKIDRSYTQQTAVQMQSVSASEVCKFLTTKQKGGIDDVFKS, from the coding sequence ATGATAGAGATTGTTTGTAATCGAGTTGAGAAAAGATTTCGTAGTAAAAATGCTTTGAATAAACTCTCTTGTTCTATTGAAGGGGAAAAAATAATTGGCTTAATAGGAAGCAATGGGGCTGGAAAGTCAACATGGCTAAAGCTTTTGGCGGGCCATTTAAAACCAACTGATGGGGAAATTCGACTCCTTGGCGAAAATCCCTTCAACAATCTGAAGATAGCCACAAATCTAATCTTAATAGAGGATACAATGACCTTTCCTCCCTTTTTCAATCTCGGGGAGTTGTTTAAAATGGCAAGTGATTTTTACCCCAATTGGCAAGGAGCATTAGCTGAAAGACTGTTGGTTTACGCGGAAATTCCGTTAAATAGCTATCACCATCATCTATCAAAAGGACAAGTATCAACGTTTAATCTGATCTATGGTCTTGCAACCAGATGTGCAATTACATTACTGGATGAGCCGATGAATGGAATGGATGAGGGAATTCGAACAGATATGTACCGAGCCATTTTAAAGGAGTATATAGCATATCCTCGAACACTGATTATTTCAAGTCATCATCTAAAGGAAATTGAACATCTACTGGAGGAAATTATGTTAATTGATGAAGGGGAAGTAGTGCTGCATTTACCTCTTGAAGATGTGAAGCAAATGATGGTGCGACTTCAAGGGGACGTAAATGAGATTAAGGAAATGACAAATTATCAGGATGTACTTTATGAAAGACAAGATGCTATAAACTACGAGGCTATTATTGAACGAAATAAGATTGATAGAAGCTATACGCAACAGACGGCCGTACAAATGCAATCAGTATCGGCAAGTGAAGTATGCAAATTTTTAACTACTAAACAGAAGGGTGGAATTGACGATGTCTTTAAATCATAA